The genomic region TGCACTAATTCATGTAATTGATTTATCCGGTGGAACAAATGAAAAAGGTGAAAGTGTAGAAATAAACACATACGACCCTGCAAATGATATCAAATTTTTAGAAACAGAATTGAACCAATGGTTCTTCAAAGTAATTTCTAAACATTGGCATCAAATTGAAAAAAAAGTAACAATGCAAGACCAAAAAATTGAACAAGCTCTAGGATCAGTAGTCTCAGGATTAAATATCAATGAAAATCAAATACTAACTGCCCTTCATGAATTAGATTTAAATAAAACAAATATGTCTGAAAATTTATTTGAACTATCTAAAAAACTAAGAGAAATCACAAAACCAATAATCATCGCTGCAAACAAATGTGATGTTCTAATAGAAAACGAAATATGGAAAACAAAACTAGAAAAATTAGAAAAAGAATTTCCAAACTATAAAATAATTCCAGTAATTGCAGAATATGAATTCAACTTAAAAAAAGCAGCTGAAGCGCAAATAATCTCATATACTCCAGGAGAAGATGAATTTAAATTATTAAATGAAGATTCATTAAATCCTAATCAAAAATCAGGACTTAAAACTATTGCAGACCATATAAAAAAGCTAGGTGGAACTGGCGTTCAAGAAGCTCTAAACTATGCAGTATTTGATCTTCTAAAAATGAAACCTATATTTCCTGGGAGTGAGAAAAGTATAATGGGTAAAACTCAATTTGTAATTCCTGACTGCTTTCTAATGGAAGAAAGTGCAACAGCACTTGACTTTGCATACAGACTACACACTGACTTTGGAAAACACTTCATCAAAGCAATAGATGTTAAGAATAAAATAATGGTAGGAAAAGACCACAAACTAAAATTCGGAGATGTCATAGAAATTATTAGTGGAAAGTAATTCCACTAAGAGACCAAAAATATTTTATATATTTTTGAGTATCATTTCAGGTAAATAAATAAATTTCTCAGTAAATTTACGAACAAGAAAATTTTGTTATTTAACTAGAAATGAGTCTAAGAATATTTTTTATATTTTTATGAATTATTGGTGGAAAGTAAAGAAAAAGAAAAATTAATTAATTACTAACAATCTCACTTTCTCTATAAATTGCATCACTTGTCTTAACAACTACAGTAACTTTTAAACCACTAGCAAGATCACAACCCATCAAAGTATAACCTTGAGTTGCAATCCCAGGAGTAATCACTATTTCTTGAGTCACATCACATTCTGAAATAGTAATATCAGCATTAATATCAGTAGTTCCAGGATTCTTCAAATAAGCAACTGCATCATCACCATTCGCCTGAACCATCTCAACAGAAATTCCTGAAGATGTTACAGATTGTCTATCAACTTGTTCTACCAATCCTGAAGAATAAGACTCTTGCCACATAGGTAATCCTACAAAAACCACTAAAGCTCCTATTATCACTAATACTAAAAAAACAATCCCTATAATCAAACCTACATGACTTTTCTTCTTTTCAGGACCAGTTCCACTTCTCATTTCAGAAGGAAAAACGCTCCCTCTTCCACTCAATTCAGTATAAACAGATTCAAATTCATCTGCACTAGCTCCACTATTAATCAACTGTGATTTAATAGAATCTTTTGAATATGTATCCTTGTATTTAGAAACATAATCCCTAATTTGGCTTTTATCCATAAAAACTAAACAAGATTATACTTTAAAAACAATTGTTATCACTTCATATTTTTTGGATGTTCAAACCCAAACTCTTTTCTTTGTTTCAATTCTTTAATATGAGAAACTTTCTCATGCAAGAATTCATCCATATTATCACTATGCTTCTCAATCATATTCGAAATAAAATCACCACCTAAAAAATGAGGCAAAATAACATAATCTGCACCCTCCTTGTAAAGCTCTAATGCGTTATCAATATGATCCGCAGTAAGAATCACTGTCGCATCCCTGTTTCTCTTCTTTAATTGTTTCAAAAGTCCCATACTAACTTCTAAGTCTGGTATAGTTGACACCATAAGTCTCACTGATTCAATATCAAATTCTCCTATGAAATCATTATCTGACGCGTCACCATAAACACAAGAAATTTGTCTTGCATTTAATTTCTTAATAACTTCAGGATTATAATCAATAATAGTATAATTTTTATCTAAATTTTCTATTGTCTTAATCAAACTAAAACCAATCCTATCATAACCGAAAATCAAAACATCCAAATCCTTTCTAATCTTTTTTTCAATATCCCTCTTAGGTGTTCTAAATTCTAAGATCTTAAAAATACCCTTTAATTTATCATACAATTTTTCTGAATGCATAATAAAGTAAGTCGAACACAAAATAGTAATAATACCAACAAGAGTTAGAAGTGAAACATCAGCTGCACTAACCAATCCAAATCCTCTTGCAATTAATATCATAATAAGAGAGAACTCACTAATTTGCGCCAATGAAAAACTTGTCTTAAATGCAACTCTTGAATGAAATCCTAATAAATTCAAAACAATAAAAACCAATACAGGCTTAATAACAATAACAAATAATGACAAAACCAAAGCAGGTATAAATATTTTTGAAAAGCTATCAAATAAATAACTTATTTTACTCAAATAATTACTAAAAAATGTTGAGAGAACACCTGTATCTGAATCTATATATGAAACAACATTTGGAATATTATCTACAGGCACCATCTGTGAACCAAGTGAAATAAAAAACATAATGATGAAAAAATCTCGAAGTGGTTTAATTCTAGATGATACTTCATATTGATAAGGTGATGAAGCCAAAGCTACTCCTGCCAAAAGGGCTCCAACCTCAACTGAAAATCCAAGATATGCAAAAAGTGCTGCAACACCCAAACACCAAGCAA from Candidatus Woesearchaeota archaeon harbors:
- a CDS encoding cation:proton antiporter; translated protein: MSSFFVELSLVMLIALLMSFIFHKLKQPLLVGYIFTGILAGPLFFDILSSTEGYQTFSHIGVALLLFIVGLHLNLKLIKEIGFVAAIAGCAQIILTALLGSGIAYLFGLDLLVSLLIGIGLAFSSTIVIVKLLSDKREIERVHGKIAMGILIIQDLVAVVVLMVLASISSSSGESLAIGILKTFGLGVVAIAGVLIFSKFVLERLMDWVADSQEFLFTFVIAWCLGVAALFAYLGFSVEVGALLAGVALASSPYQYEVSSRIKPLRDFFIIMFFISLGSQMVPVDNIPNVVSYIDSDTGVLSTFFSNYLSKISYLFDSFSKIFIPALVLSLFVIVIKPVLVFIVLNLLGFHSRVAFKTSFSLAQISEFSLIMILIARGFGLVSAADVSLLTLVGIITILCSTYFIMHSEKLYDKLKGIFKILEFRTPKRDIEKKIRKDLDVLIFGYDRIGFSLIKTIENLDKNYTIIDYNPEVIKKLNARQISCVYGDASDNDFIGEFDIESVRLMVSTIPDLEVSMGLLKQLKKRNRDATVILTADHIDNALELYKEGADYVILPHFLGGDFISNMIEKHSDNMDEFLHEKVSHIKELKQRKEFGFEHPKNMK
- the ychF gene encoding YchF-related putative GTPase, giving the protein MIIGIVGKPNVGKSAFFRSLTLADAESGNFPFTTIDANSAIGYVKIDDPAVPYGQHSMPRDGYILGDYRFVPNEIIDVAGLVPGASEGKGLGNKFLDDLRQAHALIHVIDLSGGTNEKGESVEINTYDPANDIKFLETELNQWFFKVISKHWHQIEKKVTMQDQKIEQALGSVVSGLNINENQILTALHELDLNKTNMSENLFELSKKLREITKPIIIAANKCDVLIENEIWKTKLEKLEKEFPNYKIIPVIAEYEFNLKKAAEAQIISYTPGEDEFKLLNEDSLNPNQKSGLKTIADHIKKLGGTGVQEALNYAVFDLLKMKPIFPGSEKSIMGKTQFVIPDCFLMEESATALDFAYRLHTDFGKHFIKAIDVKNKIMVGKDHKLKFGDVIEIISGK